The nucleotide window ATGAAACTTATTAATGAATGTCGATAATTATTTAAATCAGCTGAACCAATTGATAATCGATGGTggcattcatttatttttctagaatattgacatttttagaaTTATTAAAATGGAGTTTAACCACGGACTCGACGATGTAGAAGAATATGTGAACGGTTCATTTacgatgaaaattgaaaaaattccaaaaacgtCATTACAACTTAGGCTGATATTTCCCCTTCAATTTCCAACCATGCAATAAGACGTACGTGTAACTTTGATGCTGAAGACAGTGAGTGAAGTCAATTCAGCTGTAAAGAGTCACCATACCGTAAATACGGACTTACGGTTacaaccgattttttttttttttttttttttttttttttgtattattcctggtatcaaaattttgatgcgGGAAAATGTTTAGCTtattcttgatattttcactGACTAACCGCATTCTAAATACTAACGGTGGAAAACAAGCAAATTACAAAGAATTCGGTGAAATATTCTGAGTAGGTGTAAAGTTGAGATTTTTCGCActcataaaatttgaatgatctcaatatttttttttctttatctcaaacataaaatcaacaaatttttaccacaattaaaTATTTCACTTGTTCAGAAACGAAACCGCCttttcttacatgaaaaatcGGGTCTTTTTTCTTTACCTATAAGTATGTGGAACAAACTTTACCCACataaaatgttttctttaaaaagaaaaaaaaagaatatttataTTCATGGTTTTACATTTTACAGAGCTCCTGTCGAGTGACAGCTCTGACATGAATGGAACAAGTCATTACAGTTGGAGCGATTCTGCGCAGTCAGACCCTATATCTTTGAAGGTAAGTCTCAAGTAATTAAGTAATCAAGCCAACAATTTAACTAAGATTACTTTCCTTTCGGTGAAAAGAAACCGCGCACTAAAAGAAACACATCATTCTCATTTGAAGTACCAACATTCTTTCCTTTATTATAAGTTAAACATCAGATGTAGgtgcatggccggatttacctacttgccgcccttgGGCCACCTGTTTGTCgaccccttctcattcgttttgaaacatcgatacaaaccatcaagtgaacgtccCGGAgtaggaggggtgcataaaacgcgtttacttgtgtagggcacattttttgtgaaagccttgtcaacactagcaaaagttcacggaactttgcgcgaaagttaagttccgtaaacctatctctgtgtggacaaggcctttcatttacaAGAATTGAGCGAAAtagttatgaaaaaataaacatggatgtggtttaataattttaaattccgCCGACCGAACTGTGTTTGGcgtagtgcttgaagtatcccttcagtcatgtaggcgctatgcatttcacgcgccgaccgctcctgaccgcactacgtttgacgcaatgcatgaggtatccatgcagtcttgtaggcgctaatatgtggcGCGGCGCGCCAACggctcctccttttcatctcaagtcgtCGTCATCAtcgctctctgcgccgcgccgctccgggccaaatcgcgtgtttggtttctctctcaaccagaccaatgaaaggtgctgtctcttgtatcacaaaaagacgaacaaattagaagtTACTGTACTTCTCAGGAAGTGAGAGACttggtcaccttttctcgtttgtaatttttttctggatccGATTTTTGGTGACATCtacctttgaaaaaattgcaaaatttgccgccataggtTGCGGCCCATCTGGCCACcccttaaatccggccctgtgtagatggagggttttttttttttttttgatctaGCTACTTATAGCCTACCTGTTTTTATAATCAGAGTGAATCGGTTTCTCATGCGGGGGTTTCCGTTTTTCAGGTTGAAGAACACATTGAAGAAGTGACTACGAGATATAGCTCTGatgatgaggaaaaatcagactTCGACAATTTCTTATCGAATTTGAACTTCTTGAAAGGGCAGCGTGCTCCGTGCCCTGAATTAGGTTGTGATATAGTGGATGGTAAGTGTAATTTGAGCTTGCTTCTTACATTTTCTCTGAATTATTTAAACTGTTGGAACGACCAACTCCTACAAGAAAAATAACAGCGCTACCCTTGCATAAAATTACACGATACTCAGTGCCCTTAAACGTGTTGGGACGAATTCCAATGACTTAGTAAAGCGTGTGGACACATAATTTATCTTTTGGATTTCAAGCGTTACACACACAAGACTAAtatcaaaaaataaaggaaatatGGAAGAGGAAGAAACATGAATTTTCCAGTTTTGACAATTCACCAATTCGTTCGagtattcattcagttttttgaTATTTCATTCTCTATCTCTTCAAAATGAAGCAATGCCCtaagtaaaattgaaatttagttcGTGTAAAAAtcgttattaattttttgttttgttaggtAGCCAGTGCTATCGAGTAAAGGAAATTGCTAACTcacattaacataaaaatgaagtaatttttttgtaaagtgtgactaatttttttgtaatttgtgaCTAATAataaatacttcattttttagttaatgtgaattaacaatttaattttgatccATAGCACTTGCTAcctgacacaaaaaaagtaCACTTAGTACTGCCACCATAATGTTGTACATCAACGCTCTCGATAATACGTTCAAACCCACTAACAagcgatgaacccaatgtcacCGCCAAACTTCTGAAACTCTTTGCCTCCCTTTAATTTAAAAGTCTAAAGTTTTGTAAATACacccatcttccaaattcttagtaaagacgttaatagcctgagatgCTGAATGTTTCTAAATAacttaactaactaactaattgTTTTGATACCTCCAAGGTTTCTCAAATTATTATCATCACTATGAACTTTCTGACcacctaaattttcatttttgtcacgGTTCGTTCTAGCTTTCTTTtgggccgattttcataatttatgcGGTTAGCGACGGGTGGTACTTcgaaaggcctagatacacacggcgattaatcgccgcgaaggaaagacgaaagccaatggagagccttgatttcgatatatcgccgtcaatggatcgaaatcaaggctctccattcgCTTTCGTCTTTCACGCGCAGCGATTAATCgtcgtgtgtatctaggcctttagatGAGCCCACttaattcagattttgaaaacttgactCACGATAAGGCCTCGCGAAGGGTGCGAAGCAACCTTCGGTGGttaggccgcgtagcggccagggggcgtccCCTGGTATATTTTTGTGAAGCTAATCGAATGATATGTTATTTTTTAGCGGGTGCTGCATCCTCCTCGGATGATGACTGGTCGGAGAACGATAGCACAGATGGTTTGGACATAGTTAATCCAGTGGACTCATGGGAAGAAAACTGGTTGTTCCAACGCAGAAGATTAGCAAAAAACAATTCATGTCATCAGCCTGTGCCAGTCCCGATGTTGGTGCCGAACCCAGCTCTCGAGTACAGAGCGCTAATTGGGGATGTCGATGCTGATGAGATGTCAGACTTATCTGAATGCAGTGACTCTGTTTTGGAACAACTGATTGATGAACCAAGTGAGTTTCTTACCATCGATCATGGTGACGATCTAAGTtcaagagtccctttatactgagagtcaagacaacaccccctcatggagtcacaaatgggaataaagattacagaaattgaacgttttttgtaatctttgatcggcccattctcaaattcctttctccgtttcttctctcattccgtttgttccttgccaaacccgtaattccctggtccattccagattataatctttgcaatcggtgaaaatgtaatgttTAATGTAatgttcccgtttgtgacaccgtgaaggcctaaaatacgggaaccaatcgaaaatggattcacattgtcttgactctcagtataaagggactctaagttcAACCTAATTTACTAGTCACAATTTTCGCTGGAAAGGTGGACAAAGCATGAAAAATGGTCCTCATGACGTCGCACCTCTAACGAAAGAGCGTGCCTCTACTTCTACATGAGCCCTGgcaagcatagagttatacggagaatagggctcatgttgaaactgagacacgcccttacgtcagaggggcgacgatgaTTAAGCCATGCAGCACATCGAGTTTCTTTTCGCTTCTGATAGTAAAAACCTCCCGTTTAGTGTGCAGAGCAGAGAGTATGTATGCGCGCAGTTTGCTGACGTAACAAAAGGGCTACAAATACAGTTATCGCACGAGcgtcatttcaatttttgagaactGCACGAAGAAAATGCCGCGAAAATGATAGGAAGAAtcgtttaaaaatttagaaatgtcCACAATTTGTATCTTTCAAGTTTCATCGAGCGAATTATATGATTTGGGAATAAAAATATATCAAATATTTTGGGAAAGACTCGGGAGATAGTGATGAGCCGAACAACAAACACAGGTCTCAAATTTTGCTCTGTGAAGGATAAcaattgatgaataaaataaaaaggaagggttttaaaaactgcaagagaaatatttttctgcgatgctccgagaaaaataaaaccaattttATAGACAGGAGGCGAGACTGAATTACTTACTCCCCAAGAAGAACAGATTGGAACACATTCGATTACATTGTAAAATGACTGCTTGCATCGGATTGTTGTGTGTGTTGCCTATCTTCTTgttgaaggggctcctcttaTGATAATTTATTGCAATAACATTGAAATTAGTtgcaatttgacgtatttctgtcaaacggaactaaacgccaatttgagttccttttgaggaatttagaatgccgtatagcgcgttctgtcagacggaactaagcgccatggaaaaacattgcgagtataggaccgaatgagcccgacgcccggttccgccgccaatccaagcctccctctaccttcctcccccgatggcgcttagttccgtttgacagaaataagtccaattttcTTTGTATCGCAAATTGACGATCATTCTAATACATGGAGCTCATTAGGTGATAGTTTAAAGTCAGActttttatactttattttttgtatgaagcTCACAGCGTGACAGTCTCTCAATTTATGTTGACCCACAGCTTAAGGAAGACGAGGTCTCTtaataaaatgtattatttttctcTCCCCAGGCTACAGAAGTCCTAATACCCAGAGTGCTCCTCCTGAGACTGATGAGATAGAGAGTACAACTAGTAATTTCATCAGTATAGAGCAAACTGTTAACATCACAATGAACGCTAAACCGACAGAAAGCTCTGAGACAACAACAGGAAACAGTGAAAAACAACACGAAGTATCAGAAGTGATGACTAAAGATAGTGTTCCGAACGAAAGCAGTAACACAAAGAAAGccacaaagttgaaaaattctgCTTACTCCTTGTCAAGAAGCTCACATTCAAGTTCTGAGAGTGATGATGAAGACTCACCATCAGGTGGAGATATAGTACAAGCGAAAAATGAGAATGTGTTATTATCACAACATGATTCTGGTAGGTCGGCCACATTGATTTTTTAAGTCTTTGATTATTCTTATCTTTCTCTTTGTTTGTGCAATTTTAGGTTGATTGCTAGTTTATAGCTCGACATAGGGGTGagcaaaaaaaagttcaattcgCCAAATGAGGTCTAATGAAAGTCAGTGACGAAAAGAAAAAGGTAATGCCTCCAGTTACCATATGCAATAAGACGACCCTACATTCAACATAACGAGCAAAAAAATGCAACTATGTCATAATTCCTcatttcctccccccccccctttttttttgaaaagaggaaaaaaaacttgtatcATTTCATCTTGCGCCAGTATGTAGGTAATATTCGCTATCTGCTCCACTAAATTCATATACTGAACATGTATACATTACCTACGTCATcaaaggagagagagaaaattgttcTTCTCTAAAAGAGACTTTTACTGATTTCAGAGGATGAATCCATAGATGCTGAAATGCAGCAACGCGATAGTGAATACACGGTCGCAACTGTCGCACAGACACATCCTGTACCTGATTCCAAGTAAGTGCTAGTTTTTTAGTTTTCCCATTCCTTGAGCAAGAAGGAAGCACCTCATGGCTTCGGTAGGTACATTTATAGTGATAGTGATGACAAGGAAAGGCAAAGATATTCACTTTTAGCagtcaaaaaaaggaaatcgcTAGAATTTGTGTATTGTTACAATCACTTGCCGATGTCAATGTTAAGACAGGACTCCGAACGTTGAGTTACTAAACAAATCAAGTGTATCTGGAgtttaattgaaaatattttttacttgaaattttattttcctattCTTCCACCCCTTTCAAAGGATAGGCAcacatttgaaaacatttttttaaaacactttAGGAAAAGCaaggagattttttttaaaaaaatgtttctgtttttggaagtcgtaaaaaaatttagaatgcGTACTCGTGGGACACTTGATAGAAGATTAGTTTCGAAGAACGCTTAAACTTTCATATTGCTCCGGAATTTGACAACTTTTCCATTTCGATGTTTTTAGATTCGGTGGATTAAAGAATGACGTACAGTCGTCCACAAAAAGTCGAGATGAAGACTCTAGTGATGAAGGTCCGACTCCTCGGCCAGGTAATATCTTGgttttaaatttcattatttttcagtaTGTCTGAGTGACAAGatttggcaagaaaaaaaaataataatgtttaGGATTCTGACCTTCAAAATATACAGAAGTGCATATTAAGAGACATCAATTGCATAGGTAATGGTTGTAGGAAAGTCAGAATTCTGTTCGTCGAAAGTCTGGATCCACTGGGGATCTTCGAAATCTAAAAGACGTATTTACAGAGGCTGAGGACTGGCATTTTGGGAGCCCTTAAATTTTAGGATTTGGGGCCCCTAATGACCAGCATCCGGGCTTTTCCGGCCCCTGGGcgctaatccggccctgaactaATTAATAGGCACTGGTAAAGAGCCTTGGCGCTCCTCCCTGTACTAAAACGTGTGAGTTTTCATATTCAATCCCATTTTGATTGTCCCAATCACATTTTTAAGAACCAACATCTAATAAACTTACTAAGTAACTACCTAGAAATTCATTCATAatgatgattttaaaattaaatttacattttttaaactttgaaatttttcgaaaacacTTCAACATCATACGTAAACAGAAAGGGAAACGCTAttatatcagtggcgtggcgtgaattgcgatatatcgattgttatgccatttaaacggatggaaaaggatcgataaacagggtgttcgcaccgaacaccttaataatcgattctttaccataggtttaaatttcataataatcgataaatcgcaactcacgccacgccactgtattaTATAGGTTTAATAATAAGGAATGCCAGAGAGCAGGAGGAGTAAAAAGCCCTATTTTGGGATAATATTGGGATGACAGTTTGATTGGCATCTACACAAGCATTTTGAATCTGATCGGTAAGTATGCACTCAATCTCcatattttaaaacattcaCGTGCCTATTCAATAATATATGTgtgcctctttttttttctttttcaggaaCCATTGCTGAGCGAGAACATAAGAAGTGGGAGAAGGCAGTTCCGTTAGCTAATAATCCATACTCtaaagaaaacattgacaaaagaCTTAAGAGTAATTTCATTCTCAGTAATCGAGCGAACTGTGATACACCCCTGTAAGTAAATTGAAGTTATTTTACACCATAAAAATGTACATACTGACAAAAATTGGTGACTGAAAAGTTGcatcaaaaaattcaacttcGAGGTATGTTTTCAGAATTCTTGAGGACTCAGCATTCAGAGAAATACTACGAAGTATTTGCTTCTTTAAAAACCAAAAGCTTTAGTGGCCATTTCTTTTCCGATCTTAACCTAAACACCAGGTATCTTAGCTTTAGAGAAAAAACTTAATAGATTTTCGACAATGTTGTTTCAATatcaaacttaaaattaaaaatagacaCCTGCAAAACTTATTTTGACCGTGACAACTCATTGAAAATTCCTTGTCATTTTTGTATTTACGTTCCATTATTTTCTTGTGTTACTCTTTACAGTTCACTGATGTTATGAATTTGTTACCTTTTCAGGGAATTCATCTCAGAACAAACCATTCACGTAGGCAGCAATTTACCTGACATGAAAAGGTAATTTATATAATTTTAACTACAATACGAATACATCAGCTGCCCTCTCCTCTTCACTGTAATTTTGATCAGTACCTCTGGGCGTTTAATtctttgagtaaaaaaaaaaatagcgtgTTAAAACAAAGAATGATTACTCTATTCTTTACAGAATATGCTTCAGAATCTTTTTGAGTGTGGTGTTGAAAGTTCAGTATTTGAAGCttctaaaacattaaaaaaataccgaGAAAAAGCTTCTGGGAGAAGTTAATCTGAGAGTAAATCAATAGAATTATCCTATGACATAAGTAGCCACAAGTTCAATTTCCACtgtgttttttgtttattttgtttgCAGATACAGCAGAGACTTTTACATTAACACTGACGAAGATCAAAATGAGGTAAGTCAtttaagaaaacatttttatggCGATTTAGAGAAATCCATTGTGCATTCTGATATCGATCACTTAGCTTTTCGTGCTCAGCATTCCACACCGCACTTCACGAAGAACCCAATGTTTGACGATAGTGACCTGGACTCGCTGCCGCTGAGAGAAAACAGATCATCGCCATCaagtaaaaatgtaaatagTTTGGAGTCAGGATACGCCAGTTCCGCAGATTCGGTGAGTGGCGAACGATTAGCTCTTCCTAAACCGGTGGTTGTTGAAACGCATTTCGAAACTTTGAGGAGCTTACGGCAGAACAACACTCTCTCACTGCGCTCgcataaaaaacgaaaaatgttcCACAATTACGGCAGCTTGCGACTCTTCAAatccccctctttaaattggTGATATTTTCATGAAACGCTTCAGTGCCCAGTATTGATCACAGCAGGAAATGATCGCTTCCAAATGACAACGGTATTTATCTTGAAAATTATACATATTACGCAAAATTACTAAAAGATGGATACCAGGATGTAAGCTCTCAGATGCGAGTATCATTatgtttttgcaaatttcacttttttagaCCCATCTTGAACGGAAAAAGAATTCAAAAACTGACGTAAGGACCGATGCAATTTCACATTTTAGTGATGGATATCAAAAATGAAAGGTGAAATTGTGTAACTGGTGTACCAAAATATGACCCATTTAATTCACCGATTTATGTACAGATAATACCAATTTACACCGAGTTATAACTGTTTCcatgattttgaaacttgaGGGATGTTACACTTTAGAAACGAGTTGTGCTCAGAAAGATATAAGTGCAAATAATGGTTTTATGAcattgaaaaatcaagtaatttCGGTATACAATTAAAAATGAGAGCATATCAGTgatgaattattttcaatttaaagtaCGAAAAGTCTGAAAGACTAGATAAAGCAGTCATTGAACCTGTTTTGACCAATATTGTGAGGTTATACTAGCTATTgataattatatttaattgttcATTAAAATAGTCGTGTAATttattgaacatttttccttttttctttgtaCATTTGTGAGGGATGATGCTGCAGTGAAACGCGGGTGCTCTATACTCTTTGGTAAAAAGTCTTTGGTGCGTTAGTCAAAGCTTGATTTTACTATATGGAAATTTAAGTACATAAGCAAATTCTACACCCAGGAGCAGTTAATATACTGGTGTTTTTCACTGAATTATTCACAATATCAAGCTttaactgcatttaattttgtaaatttgttaCCTTCTGCCATAAATTACACAATACCCATACTTCATTCATTGCATTGAGCATGCgtataatttaaaattgtttgtttgtACAAATGTACCTGTGATTGCTCaagtattttaaacattttcttcagaaaTCAAAACTAGATTTCTTGAACTgtcaattgcaaatattattacAAAAAATCGCCATCTTACAATTTCCCGTCGGTATTTTTAGGGAAATGCTAATTTTCTTTTCTACATTCCCCTGATATATTTTACAAGGATCTTGGAAGACAATTAgccagtttttaaaattttgtgtaaaaattcaATCGCAGTAGTGTTTCTCAAGGAGGATTTTTAAAAGAGCTTTCAAAGTAGATTGATAAAATCTTGATTGCCAGATCCACTGCTCTCTTCTAGTAAGCATTCTAAACAAAAACTTGAGAAACACTGGCTTTAAGTCACGCGTTGGAGAGGTTATAATGACTTTTATGTCTCAGAAAAATTGTATACACAATGTAGTTTTAGGGAGAAAAGCAAAATAATTGACAATCTTTCATGCTCAAGGGATGAACGCTAACAATACATTTaagttacttttattttttacgcttAATGAATTTAATTTAGTTAAGAGAATATTGTTACTTTCTGTTAACCCACCTAggtcaaaaatttgagatttcaCTCAAGTTCATTACGCAAGTTACTTTTACAGTGTTacagttacattttttttttgttaaaatgtgATACCATGCTCATTCAGACAATGAATATTTGAGAAACTAAACATTAgggttcttttttttattattattaaagttACCCTCTGTTGTGATCATAATTATAAAATTGAGGATAAAAATAATTAGGTATATTATGATCAGTCTTAGTGCGCAcagtttgaaaagaaaaaaagaatcagcATTCTTTCAACATGATTGAAGATATGAAGTGTGTGATTTGattacttacaaaaaaaagCTAAGCTTCGACTTTTTGCAGCAATAGAGGAAGTTGACCATGACAAAATGGGAACTTTAAGCCAAtaaggaaaaattgaagaaaatttctcttTAATAGCTTTTAAAAGTCATGAAAACCTCAATTTTATTCCAGACAGTCAATTTAAAATGCAGAGGCTGCGCCAATCTAGCATGTGTAAGAAGACTGTATAAAATGGAACATGAgacttcctcaaaaataaacattaaatcttcaaaatttttaaaaattaaacatcaattAACTCAGTTTTTATAGTGATGAAATCAGAGGATCCTACCACATAAGTTACCAGTTGCAACCCTCTAGATTTACGTTCTTGATTTTACGAATGTTACCGTtatttttcgttaaaataaaattgtttttattccaTTCTTTCTTCGTTATCTATTTctatctttcatttctttcctgACGCTATGCTTGAATCACATTTGTAAATAgatatattcattttttagactttttcggTCAACACAATTGAAAGAAAtctattttcccttaaaaatgatTACTCTCTTTAGATTGATGCGCATTCTGATGTGCATTCTTCGTGCGAGGGAGGATCAAAGTTCTCAATCAGCCGATATTTCTTATGTCAAAACTTTACTTCTGTGGGTGAATCAGCAAGCTACGATgtaaatactttcttttttacgCTATAAATCTGCTTGAATTTGGACATGGGTGCGAAAACTTTGCGAGCAAAATGACTTGAATCTGCACGGAATAGAGATACTGGGTTTTGATTACCTATTATATATTGGGAAGAACAAATACTTTTGTAGTAAGACACGAAGtgaataaaacaaataaatacacCCAGCTTCACATGGCAGCCAACAACTCAGAATCAGTCTGTGCGTTAAGCATGAGTTTAATACATCTTtgggattttttctttttctttttttgtacatttAGAGAAAAGTGTTCGAAATAAATAAACATTAGGTAATTTGATGCTCTGGGACTGTAATGGGTACTTAATAGATTATCAAACACGATTTaaacaattaattaattgtTATACTTGTAAAGATCATTGTGAAATAAGATTGGTTGCAGACAACATCACGGCCCTGAAACGGTTAAGACAATGTtatcttctctttttttaataaaaaaggtTGACCATTTTTGCCCAAACATTTCTGTCATACTTTCACAAATTCCACACCTAGCTTATCCAGGAAATTTCACCTCTTTTTAGCACTCTGTAGAAATGATATATTTTTAGGCGCAAATAAAGGTTATAAAACCTGACGAACTTAGAAATATGGTCTTGCATTGCTTTGAAACTCTACCTACTTTTTCTGCCCTTTCCTAGAATCAATATAAGATAAGATATTCAAATTGATCATTTAAGAAGAATTCAATATTGTAATATAAAATAGACCCTGCACATTTGTAGAtactttttgtaaaattttaaatgcagcTGTCCTGATGATTCTTCCTTGTCTATTTACTTTCGGTTTCATCAATATCAACTTCACTCTATAGAAGAATGAGTATCTACTCTATGCATGACAAGTCTGAAAAGTCAGGCACTCTTTTGTCATCTTTAAAAGCAGGATACCGATGGTCAAGGTCGGAGACTACGTACCTGAATtgagatgtttcaaaatttctgctcttatttcattttttcaaaatgaagcaggctaactttatagcttgaaataaatacagaatattttgctgagaggagaaaaattaggggcgtttttaagaaattacgttgattagcattccaaagaagaaaaaattatgacagcaattttgcaacgttgcaaaaggagatacgtggttctgcaATTTGTCCATCGATACGTAACTACTTACTGCATTATCTATTTTCAGTTGATACGAtaaaaaaagtttgatagtttaaaattttaagagtccATCAGCATAATTATAGTGATAGGACTGGATGAATTGATGTTGTTGTTAATTGATGTAAGGGATTGATTTTTTCATTCTCCTCCGTAAAAAGTCACGACAAACTATTCTTCAAACTGATAAAAGCTTAATTTTCTGGTCATACTTAAGTAATTAAAATAGCGCCCGATAAAACTGAGAAAACAATCTGTGTTTTTTAACTTCATTGATTTAATTTCCTTCTTGTCTTATTCCCATTTAGAGAACATCAAATCCGGAGTCAAAGAATCCAATGCCCGAAAGGAGAATTTCTCAAGAGACAAAAACTTGTGAAGGCTCACAACAGGTATGAAATACAACTTCTGTCAATACACATTATCTTATATTGCTCAGGCTTTTACAGTGATGtctcctttttttgctttttgtcAGGAACTTTAATCCTTTAATGCCCAAGACTTTTACTATACACAAAGTTCCAAGTCGGGTCAAGCTGACCCGTACATGAGTATTACTCTAAGTCTAAGGAGAGAAAtactcttttaaaattttcaccgtTTTAGTAACATACTGATACTTTCTCGCCGTACCCTCCTCATCCGCCATTTAAAACTCCCTCAAAAGAGATAC belongs to Bemisia tabaci chromosome 6, PGI_BMITA_v3 and includes:
- the LOC109041967 gene encoding uncharacterized protein isoform X4 translates to MKVCRACSYKGFCSTCRIPRDENRKTGDWFYQRLQKEFNLKVAAIANNSDLDGEVREFMERLVETLVGGSLDDVSLTPLSDHPDYDGLCDRHQEILSLTLARLSFGLHMAIANKPLPELESPSTVTSELKTQVQKLTDEALTLPELLDEDFISKSSVNTVNLDGQTYEDILAKAIINKVVEKSQRGQGSPTDSKNNLAMTVSPNFIRKRNKLLSSDSSDMNGTSHYSWSDSAQSDPISLKVEEHIEEVTTRYSSDDEEKSDFDNFLSNLNFLKGQRAPCPELGCDIVDAGAASSSDDDWSENDSTDGLDIVNPVDSWEENWLFQRRRLAKNNSCHQPVPVPMLVPNPALEYRALIGDVDADEMSDLSECSDSVLEQLIDEPSYRSPNTQSAPPETDEIESTTSNFISIEQTVNITMNAKPTESSETTTGNSEKQHEVSEVMTKDSVPNESSNTKKATKLKNSAYSLSRSSHSSSESDDEDSPSGGDIVQAKNENVLLSQHDSEDESIDAEMQQRDSEYTVATVAQTHPVPDSKFGGLKNDVQSSTKSRDEDSSDEGPTPRPGTIAEREHKKWEKAVPLANNPYSKENIDKRLKSNFILSNRANCDTPLEFISEQTIHVGSNLPDMKRYSRDFYINTDEDQNEVSHLRKHFYGDLEKSIVHSDIDHLAFRAQHSTPHFTKNPMFDDSDLDSLPLRENRSSPSSKNVNSLESGYASSADSRTSNPESKNPMPERRISQETKTCEGSQQVSVRVEVDVWPAEKIIQHQSTTSPDDSPQVSPIIQTTVNMNKMNGCRQEKEFEVVEKPGVRISSWVDNEKKTDELDECHSLPSVKELAKHFSTGDKNEKNHTIVKPTPVVPAIPKMFEMKHNYPSKQIHSLTARSISREFREGLRCSHNVMRNNVLLPTKPLETSKEDSGHVSDDSGTASPTPTNMPKLHDNIAFWEQMTLNS